Sequence from the Argentina anserina chromosome 7, drPotAnse1.1, whole genome shotgun sequence genome:
TTCTCACCCTTGATATGTCAGGGGACCTTCATATGTAATTATGTAAGCAATAAATGAATCACAATCAGAGACAATGTGATGATACAATAAGAGAAATGAATGCATGTTATGACTCAGAAACTATAAGCAGCAGTTATTACCAAGCAATGAAAATAATGCGGCTCTTCTGGCAGTTCTCTTCAGTCACATAATCAAAGTCATAGACAGCATATCGGCATTCATCAGCAGGTAGGCAGGCAGAGAAATCCTCATAACTCTGACTTGGTTCACCAACCTTTTCAACCACAACCTGCTTTTGCTTCTCctcaatcttgtaaacaatGAAGCGGTAAGTCCGTTTTGCCTTCAAATCTAGAAACTTCAACTTACAGTCATCATGCACAGCCATCCCAGATGCTGCGTTTGCCTAGAGAAAACCCAACAGATATCAAAATGCATCAAATGTCTCCCAAGCATCAATAAAAAGACATCTACATGCATAACAGACTAGCAAGACCAAAGATTTACACATCAAGGTAACAAATCTAAAAATAGGCaagtaacttttttttttcaatttctctATCCTCAGCCACATCAAGAACTAATATTTGAACCGAAAACAAAAATCCAAGGTTGGCATTGCACAATAAATCAATCTCCACTATCACAATTTCAACATTTACAAAAACTATAAATTGACTTGTGCAAACACCAGAGACTAAAAATGCACACACTTTTCACGACTACAAAACCTGAAATGCATACAAAGACGCAAATGCGTGATCAGAGCACAAAATACTTCCGAAGAACACAAAAAATTACAGAGCTTTATATCAACTGAACACAGTCGTCATCAAAATCAATCAGAGATCAAGTAATCAGAAGCATCAAGATGAAATAATCGAAGCCACAAATTGAACCATAAACACGAAATTTCCACTAACTTCACTGATTCTAGAATCGGAGTGATCAATCGCCAGAAAGAATTGGAAATAAGAGCGTGAAATTGAAGGGAGAGCGAAGCAGAGTGGAGGAAGGGCTCACCATTGAAACTGTTGCAGAAAGTTTAGGgttttcagagagagagaaggagagagttAGATTTGAGGCAAACGGTGGGAGAGAGATGACTGTGAGTTTGCTGTTAATATTACCGTCACGGCAGCGAAGAGTCAATGCTTATCCAACCAGGAGGTAACACGTGAGCGGTGATGTTGATTTGCGTGCCACCTTGGGCGGTTAGGGAGGCATGTGGTTTACGTAAAAGGGGGGGGGGTGAtttcaaaacgacgtcgtctgTCTGTGACAGGCTAAACCCCAAGtttaattttgaaattctTGTAGCACTACTCTGAAAAATGTACATTTGGTTTCACGCGTTGGGTAAATCTCAGTTGTCGATGTTACTGCTTGCAACTCTATTACTCATTCGAGCATAGCTGTTTTGTGTTCATGACATTCGTACTAGTCTGGCACAACAGTCTACT
This genomic interval carries:
- the LOC126803998 gene encoding actin-depolymerizing factor 1; protein product: MANAASGMAVHDDCKLKFLDLKAKRTYRFIVYKIEEKQKQVVVEKVGEPSQSYEDFSACLPADECRYAVYDFDYVTEENCQKSRIIFIAWSPDISRVRSKMIYASSKDRFKRELDGIQVELQATDPTEMGLDVIRSRAN